One Bacillus sp. FJAT-52991 genomic region harbors:
- a CDS encoding ABC transporter permease — protein MSKIWSICSFELLKVFQKPSSYLVMFGMPLLFTLLFGSVFSEEEQEKIKIAMVDEEQTTFSTALTDDLKENDLFTLEKVKRTTAKEQLQNNKISGILVIENGEVLFHHSPAFTSASTIEQIVNNAVSKINIQMLAAEKWSEHSGEDGQLMFDSLTAEKQTTSAVTVINAVSQKEQTFMTGMNQSSAGFSIMFVMIMMMSVTGTILEARTTGVWYRLLSTPTSRMQLMSGYLLAFFLIGWIQFAILMVSSSLLFDVHWGDMVGLIVLTSALLVCIIGLGLFIASLVKTIEQQSAIGTLVIVSTCMLGGVYWPLSLVPDFMQTIAQFVPQTWAMKGYTELIVNDGTIADIALPATVLLGFATMFLAVGVTRVKYE, from the coding sequence ATGAGCAAAATATGGTCTATTTGTAGCTTTGAACTCTTGAAAGTCTTTCAAAAGCCGTCATCGTATCTAGTGATGTTCGGGATGCCGTTACTATTTACTTTGTTGTTCGGCAGTGTATTCAGTGAAGAGGAGCAGGAAAAAATAAAAATCGCGATGGTCGATGAAGAACAAACAACTTTTTCCACAGCTCTCACCGACGATTTGAAGGAAAATGATCTGTTTACACTAGAGAAAGTGAAGAGAACGACAGCGAAAGAACAGCTGCAGAACAATAAAATCTCAGGCATTTTAGTGATTGAAAATGGAGAGGTACTTTTTCATCATAGTCCAGCCTTTACTTCGGCAAGCACGATCGAGCAAATTGTGAACAATGCTGTTTCCAAAATAAACATTCAAATGCTTGCCGCCGAAAAATGGAGCGAGCACAGCGGTGAAGATGGGCAGCTGATGTTTGACTCGCTAACTGCTGAAAAACAAACGACGTCAGCGGTCACAGTGATCAACGCTGTTAGTCAAAAAGAACAAACCTTCATGACGGGTATGAATCAAAGCTCGGCAGGATTTTCGATCATGTTCGTTATGATCATGATGATGTCCGTCACAGGAACGATTTTAGAAGCGAGAACAACAGGTGTGTGGTATCGGTTGTTATCGACACCTACATCGAGGATGCAATTGATGAGCGGGTACTTACTTGCTTTTTTCCTGATCGGCTGGATTCAGTTCGCTATATTAATGGTGTCATCTTCGCTATTATTTGACGTCCATTGGGGAGATATGGTTGGTTTAATCGTGCTTACATCCGCTTTGTTAGTTTGTATCATCGGTTTAGGTTTATTTATCGCCAGCCTGGTGAAAACGATCGAGCAACAATCCGCTATTGGTACATTAGTGATCGTTTCCACCTGTATGCTTGGAGGTGTTTACTGGCCGCTCTCATTGGTGCCAGATTTCATGCAAACGATCGCCCAATTCGTCCCGCAAACATGGGCTATGAAAGGTTACACCGAATTGATTGTCAATGACGGCACAATAGCAGATATCGCCCTGCCAGCGACTGTCTTGCTTGGGTTTGCCACTATGTTTTTAGCCGTTGGGGTAACTAGAGTGAAGTATGAATGA
- a CDS encoding ABC transporter permease — protein sequence MKSVTIAWKDVVTYLTDRKALVMMILMPILLTAILGAALKGVMGENATIPETTVGIYQEDTDVLGTNFVDMLVKMKDLNVEKVSSKQALQKKMDDESIDVGVIIPAAWSSNIQEGKLKSVTLLADPSKDTQLSLVQAITESFTDRVTTVSYSTNKVMTELAMNSTTTPINAETASSIAKELANEAEETSFVKQEPIEGKSVSSMQYYSAAMAVMFLLFNAMLGAKSIMNERRTETLARLMSTPTTKTTIFIGKFLGTFLYAIIQFSLFMVATRVFFKVNWGDNLLQTLTLSIAYAIAVSGLSMLLASFVTDEKMADSVGSIGVQILSLLGGSMVPIMVFPEVLQKMALVAPNTWALTSFIDIMAGTSWEALLLPIAVLLSFGIASIIIGTWRLRAQ from the coding sequence ATGAAAAGTGTAACGATTGCATGGAAGGATGTCGTCACTTATTTGACCGACCGAAAAGCCCTCGTCATGATGATTTTGATGCCGATTTTATTAACCGCTATTTTAGGAGCAGCCTTAAAAGGTGTCATGGGCGAGAATGCCACCATTCCAGAAACGACCGTTGGAATTTATCAGGAGGATACGGATGTACTTGGAACGAATTTCGTGGACATGTTAGTGAAAATGAAGGATCTCAACGTAGAAAAAGTGTCATCTAAACAAGCGTTACAAAAGAAAATGGACGATGAGAGCATTGATGTCGGCGTGATCATTCCCGCTGCGTGGAGTTCCAACATACAAGAAGGAAAGTTAAAAAGTGTGACTTTGTTAGCTGATCCCAGTAAAGACACTCAGCTTTCACTTGTTCAGGCGATCACAGAGTCATTCACTGATCGTGTAACAACAGTTAGCTATTCGACGAATAAGGTGATGACGGAGCTTGCTATGAATTCTACTACTACACCAATCAATGCCGAAACAGCTTCAAGTATCGCCAAAGAGCTAGCTAATGAAGCGGAAGAGACATCCTTTGTGAAGCAAGAGCCGATCGAAGGGAAAAGCGTTTCTTCGATGCAATACTATTCGGCGGCCATGGCGGTTATGTTTTTACTATTTAATGCGATGCTAGGGGCCAAGTCGATTATGAATGAGCGACGAACGGAGACGTTAGCGCGATTAATGAGCACACCCACAACTAAAACAACGATCTTTATCGGGAAATTTTTAGGCACATTTCTTTATGCGATCATTCAATTTTCACTGTTTATGGTGGCCACGAGGGTCTTTTTCAAAGTGAACTGGGGCGACAATTTGCTGCAAACACTCACGCTTAGTATCGCTTATGCCATCGCCGTATCTGGGCTCTCGATGCTTCTTGCTTCCTTTGTAACGGATGAAAAAATGGCCGATTCAGTCGGATCGATAGGCGTGCAAATTTTATCTCTTCTCGGCGGGTCAATGGTACCGATCATGGTATTTCCAGAGGTCTTGCAGAAAATGGCTCTTGTTGCACCTAACACATGGGCATTGACTAGTTTCATTGATATTATGGCAGGCACAAGCTGGGAGGCGCTCCTTTTACCAATTGCCGTTTTGCTTTCATTTGGCATCGCATCCATCATCATCGGGACATGGCGTCTGCGGGCGCAGTGA